From Erigeron canadensis isolate Cc75 chromosome 5, C_canadensis_v1, whole genome shotgun sequence:
CCTGAGCATGGGATGTATTTTGCAAATGAAAGAGGGCAACTAGTCTTCCAGAGAACTACAGAGATCAGCAGGTACCTACAATGCATCTCTTTACCTTGTATAGATTTTGTGTCAATCTTAGTGAGCAAGGTAATGGGTATGAGCAGTTTCTGATTGATGAAGGACTAGATAGAAAGATTGATGTTACAGTTGCCCCTTCATTTGAAGTAAAACAAGAAACTGTTGACATTTTAGGAGGTCAATAGATTTgatttggaaatttttttttgactCCTATTTGTAATGCTTCATGTATATAAAATCAGTTTTCTTGTAAAAAGTTGTTATCAGATtgaaaagaacccaaaagattcaaagggtcaCAAGCTATtagtaatattttatttgattctttGTAAGCTGATAGGTAGAAAAGTGTGTTTagttttgtcatcatcaaatagggggagattgttgagtcccaatgctatttgtaaatttggtgatgacaaatctgatgtataaacacttggtaatcttttggttcttgtaatctgatctgggtcagactaagctgacacagcttgcgatctgtaactgacccagatcatgcttcatatattgtaattgtttatcatatggaagcaagtgttgttcaagctgcatccaTTGGTcatagcattcaatccaagtcgaagaggaagattgaagatagaagaccaagctgatagtggaagtcagcttgggattagcagtctGCCTAAAAACACTTGGACAGATTTGCTCctgacaaacgagcaatctgtgtctgacaatcaagtgaagaatgACAACCTAGATTTTGTTGATAAGAACAAATGACGTGACTAGTAAGGTTTCTAGAATCTAGGTTGGTGACACAtatacatatgcgtgtccatactcttATTGGAAGATCAAAATATCGTGCTGCAGtttttggggaccacaagtacgatgaaggcacgatCAAATATTCCTTTGATTGTCCAACAGAAGAAGAATACGTGGCTTaattggataccaagagaagaatggttttcgcctataaaagccacATTCCTTGTATGCATAGTGTGGCATTTCCTTAGAATCATTCTTTGTACAAGTTCTCTCTGCTCTTACACATAGCTTAGCCTGTAagaagtcagcttgggctgcttctcttgagcaagaacttcttgattgttgtttgtcatttcaggggttgtttagatattgtaggttatcttgtttccgcaacaaccctgtaattctttgtatagattatatcttaataaaagattacatttgaaaaccacaatTTGTGTTCAAGAATGATTGTttactgctttactgttttattgattctagttacttaaaatttatattttgcaatTTGAATCTTTAAAGCTTTATTTCAAAAGATAGTTAAGAATTaaggaaaagttgtattcatcccccctctacaactatttGTGTTCACTATACTTTGGTATATTGATAAACTTCTGGGACATAATAGAAACAATATTAATTCCTAATATTCACAATTAagtccttttaattaataaacatatatatttaactttcaacaaatgcttATTGTAACATcctgaacttttatttaataattgacttgagtcgttaagtcaataCTTCGTGTCCGTCAAGTCTATAGGAGATTTAatgattatatgtgtttaatgtgctatatgtgtgaggctttaatgccttaatgattgatgtgcTAATGTGGTTAAGATGCTTAATATGTTTATGATGTGTTTCATGTGTCGGTAGGTATTCCCATTAAGTCATTCAAGCCTTATGTGTTAAGATGTGAAGTAGATGGACATTAAATGAAAGAATGTAAAGTTGAGAGTCATAAGTTTATGTTTAGGAAAGTGtgtgtaacatcctaaacttcTCTATCTTTGAGTTTGACCTTGAACGTCAATTGACTTTGACACCGTTAGTTGCTTAATTAGCTAAGTAATTAACTATTGTGGCTTCAAGGATTAATGTTGTACTTGAATGAGTTATTAATGATCATAAGATGTTATTATAGTTGTCGGTCGGTATATAAGGTGCTCATTTGGTCGACTAAGTTTCTGGTTCGTTAATTTGAGCCTTAACGGCCGCTAGATTCAAGTTAAGGGTACTTTGGTCATTTGGCTAAAAGGTGGACGGTTTAGGAGGGAGTTAGGGAACCCTAATACCTCATTTTCTCCagaattaagtgtgtgtaagtTTGGGTGTGCCTCCATTATCATTCTTGATTCAGTTTCATCGATTCCCGCTTGATTCGGAGAGATTTAGGGCTTATAATTCGATCTTCTAATCATATTCAAGGTATGGATCGAAATACCTACTAATTATTTGTCATTTACATCTATTCAATTTGTTCATACCTGATCATGATCGATTATATGCTTTTCGTTGCTAGAATCGTTGATTTCGGGTTACTCGGTAACCGTTATTGTAATCTATTGGTGTGTTGGGGATTCCGAAAAGTATAATCTTgttgttaattatatttttaagataTAATGGAGTCATTATAAGTGTCATATCAGATCTGGACCAAAGGGTGTGTTAATCAATTGAAAATCGTCCGTTTGTTAATCAATTGAAAATCtgtaacctaaaacgtttgttattgtgatacAAATCAAGTAAgagttaatcaatgatttcattacattattatggtcttaaaatggtgaattttgaggtgcaaaagtcgctcataaggtttggggtcgtttggggtgtattttgttaagttttggaggttaaacaatgagttttgtgcagaatcgggactagctgcggcgcagctactaagctgcggcgcaaccAGAAAACAGTGACCTTTAGCTGCGACGCAAtttggtagttgcgacgcaatagcgacagaattttcaaatggccataacttttgaaccgtaactctgtttttgacaaataagctatccacggaaccgtgagagagtctactttctaatgctaatacttttaaaagatgatgatgatttcaaatttccagaaaggttaatttagtgagtgaatgtcgagttttgtcgagttatgtaagccttaagtattaaacgaacctctGATGCATCAAACATTGTCATgtgtcatgtttataggtatttagacttgagtcatgaccataagtgagtgggtacttattagctcattatgtctttcaatgattataggtagtcgggaatacttgcaaagctcgataACTTACGCTATCATTTGTTGTGCTCTtcaacgaggtaagatacactactttgacatgctgagggttcaacaaaaacatagttttcatataataacttcccaatTGATATCTTGTATACTTATGCTTAATCGGGATtacacgggaggtgatatgggctatgtatatgcatattgaagcctgaaatgctaccccaatgatatgtgacgttatgatatgatatgaaatgctttgAGTTATTATGAAATACGTTATGTGATGAACTATGTTATgaaatgaaagatgatatgtaatgatattttataagatgctatgcaatgatatgagatgtaatgatatgctatgaaatgatatgtaatgtaatgttttgagatgaattgaaatgtgatatatgttgatgatatgtgaaatgtgcatgattacatggcttgttcatctagttcactaaacttattaagttgccatgacacgtgcacgtttaagggctcAAACctaaagatgtatatgtgatcaTTATTTACGCAGTATAAACACCTAAACcatatgagatgtgaaatcgagctcgtaatttagatgtgaaagtgttaagcttaacccatacttgcccttgcccggcaaGTGCGTAGATatggttgctcgggtggctccttgcaacatggtcaaacatgtgaagagtaatacgaaaggtctgacccgccccacttgtcatgtacatacggattactcctggattggcttgccattccttaacgacaatgaCGTATagccgtaaggtttgtccatccagtcgggtgtaacttatgtcacacttataaagatgcatatgttatatgagatacGTGACTTCTGTCACAActataaagatgtttagatgtgatatgtgaagatgcaaaagatgactaggcacatttaggataaCCCATcataatatgaaagatgttgatgctatgatatgtatgtgagatgatatatttgatgatatgtgccttaacgatttaatatgacttttgtataatgttttaaatggacaaacgttttataaattatgtgttatcttacttagctaattcattagctaacacttgctcttttaaaatgtgttgtaccctcaggtccaacaatggTGAGCaagtagatgtgagaagatgtgaggcatgggtagatgatcttgaagctgactgtagtttacccatagtggtttCCCGCATTAGACGttcatttatgtttagatatttataatttgtatttactataatgtcggttgtttaatgttgggcaaccgatggattttgatttaaatttgttttgatgatatggctggTAACatcatttaatgaataaactaaacagattttgctggtttggaattttaaagtttaattccgctttctttgacgccgttaggcgaaagtttttggaaatccatactTTTTAAACGATGGGTGTTACACTTATTAATCATTTCATGATCAcattaatcaatatattacatttaatatattaattaattacatagagTATACGTGTCATTTAGTGTGACTATGTAGGCTTAAATAATTTATGTATATACGTTTATTtaacgtgatcatattttaacaaTCTCTATTCAAAAACATATCTCGTGGTGTACGattaaaatactcaaaaatatATTTCGTGATGTACGATTAAAATGAAGTGGTAACAGATTATTTATATCTATGCATGGCCAATCCATTTTTTATTTGCTATGAATGTTTAATGACGAACGACAAAATGGACTATATCTTTGATCTTTTGACAAAACGACTATATCTATAATGAATATGTTCTAACACATATTATTTTGTCGATAATAATAGTACTGTAGCCTTCATAGGTTGTATCTctacatatacaaaattaaaatctgCTTACTTTTGAAGCTAATATTCGCCATTTCTATATTCTTCTAGTTGCTTATCTTCATATGGTAATATCTTTGCTTACCTTCAAAGGCAGAATCACATTCTCTTGGTGGTGtatcatttgtttttaataatgacaaatgttatgtatatatgttatcatatttaaaaataattattacaaCGGTAGATAAAATGTGAATTACTTTTATGGTtctacaaaaataaatttacaaatatatatatgaatagataTAAGCAGTATCCTGATTCCTAACATATAATAATTGGTTAAAATGCTAAACATATGCAAAACAAACACCAAGACGGAAGATGTTAAATTAACCtaataaatcaacctaaaaatcaatttttaaagCCTCTGTCATATAAAAAAGTGTACTCCACTCATTCAATTTCTCAACCTATTCTTTTGATTATGCCAAAAGTCATCATCAAATTGTTAAATTGATTATTAGATTGATTTGTTaaattgatttatcattttttccgCTAATTGTCTTATCAAACTAGCTTGCAATCAACAACATTTGGTAAATTTCTAAGTATAATGTATTTTCTGACTTATCTGTTATTGTTAAAGTATTCTACACATGATTTTAAGATATGTAAGTTCTGCTTTTTAGCATCTCATTTTTGGGTTGAAAAACTTCATGGCCAAAAGGGTCAACATCATGTATCTTAGTTTAAGCTCAAAAGCAAAAGTACTAGCAAATGAAAAATAACTTTCATAGcccataaacaaatataaaaaaagaagttaatgaACAAAACATAGaagtttattataaaaaaaacagaatAAAGCCTACTAATAGTCtaatttgattttctttttcttcctgcACAAGTCTAATCTCTTACCTTTTTCGACAAAAAGGGTGAAACTCGAAATTACAAGTTCTACTTATAATAGCAAAACTAGCAAAAAGAACGAGACTCGAACCCATAGTTACTACCTACTAGGGTAAAAATTAGGCAAAAAGGCTAAATTCACGACCCTAACTACAAGAGCAAGATTTGTGATAACCGAACCCACGGTCCCTACCTATTATGGCAAAAACCGACGAGAAATGACTCGAACCCTTAATCGTTCACAAGGTGTTCGAACCACATTGAGACTAAACTTAGAAGCCCTAACCATGTGTACACAAATCCAAAAGCTTCTTCCTAGCTTCAACAATCTCATCAAAAAAGTCATCAAGTTGCACAATCATGTTTTCAACTCCACATTGCAAACCCATAGAACagctttttaacttttcaacccTTTCACTTACATCAAATTCCATTCCGGTCCCTCTAATTCTTTCTAGCTCTGTTTTCAATTCATCAATAGCTGTTCTTGCATTCCAAAACTCATAAAGCAGAACACCATTTTGACCATCTTCATTCTCCATAACTTTCTCATGTAACCTTGATGCTGAAACCATGAAACCGGACCCGAAAACTGACTTACTTTCACTATAATTCATGTGGCTGTTCCCATGACAAGATGAAGAAAAACTTGTTACAGGTGAACAATACACCAACCCACTTAACAATATCAGCAAAAGCAAGGAATTTGTATTTCGCAAGGCAAAAAGTACTCCTCTAAACCCATTGAACCCATTGAATTTCGATTCAATGAGTACGTTTCTATcgaatttcatcatcaatggttGAATCCTTGTTCTGATTAACCCCCTATTCTCTTCCTCTAACCCAACTCTCTCCCTTTGGCACCCATTGATCGCTCTTAGAACCTgccataaatatatttttgtattaagtttttataactcaaataaaaaaaaaggaaaatgggtTCGAATAAATAGGAACTATTTTCAAAGAACGAAATATGTTGTTTTTGACAGTTTTATTCTATATAAGAATAAAattgtcaaaaataaaatatctgtTTTGTACAGATTAACTTTTGTTGTGAAAGTATCAGAATGAAATTAGTACGTTCATTCTGATacgtttataaaataaaaaatacctgGCGGGAAATTTGCGGGTTTAAATAGTGGTGATTATCTagggtggtggtgatggtaaGAGCAGTAGAATAATAATTTTCCATATTAGTGATACCGGTTTTGATGACGTGACAAACTTCCCAAAGACGGGCACTTTCGTCCATGTATTCGTCTAGCCATTTTTCGCCAACTGGCAAGTGGAGTTTTTGGACAACTGCAATGAGTTGAGAATGAAAAGATTGGAGTGAAGAAAGAACATGTTGTAGAAAATGGATAGACATGAAGTGATTCGAGTGAAATGATCGAAAAAGATCGTCAAGGCCTTGAGTCAAAAAGTTGTAGAAGCCATTGACGGAGGTGGCGGTGGCGTTGTGGGAGGAAGACCGGTGCATTATGGAATGGTGGTTTGGTTGTGTTGTTAAAGTGGGGAAAAAAGGTGATGGAGATTGTTGGGGTATTTAAATGGGCAGTGGTAGCAGAAAAAGGGAGTAAAACTTGGGCCTAAAAGCTcttttttatgggtattggaaTTTGtaagttttgaattttgatatttattaaagtatattataatataaagctTATACTACAATGGTACAATggatataatatattttcataattttatgcATTGgtctttattttttgaaaagttaagTGTAAAAATGTAATATAAATATTGAGTAAGAGAATAAGAGGTGGAGCTAGaagagatgaagaagaaaagaacaTTCTTAGCTAAAATATTACCTCACATCAAAATTTGTtgaattgttttatatataatgtgaCAAAAAACATAGGTTTCATGTTAAGTTCAAAGGTTTTTTTCCACCTATCATGGGTTTTTTTCTGTAAAGATTGGAGATGATCGATCGGGTAAACTAGTAACTTGTGAGTAATTTCAACTTATAACGATAATACATAAACTATTAACTTGTAATTGATCTCATAGCTACACCTTCATATAGTTTAAAACTATCAATTCAAGACCAATTAGACATATGAAGAATTCAAGAACTCTTAAAGAAGTTGTTAAAGACACAAAACACACCAAAGAAAACTATAAAGTACTATAGATATATTTAGCGTAGGTAACCAATGTTCTTACATGAACAAATTCAAGCGTTTATCAAATTAGGGTAAGGTTCAATATTTAAGAACCATTATAGTTAATATTAGGTATAACTTGATTTGTTCATATGCATGAATATATTCACACATAGTATTCATATAtgaatatcaagttataatataaaggttctcatggttcctccaattcaaatggttctcacatgaactttTTCCAATCAGATTAAGTTTAAATTGTCGTAAACATATTATAGGGAGTTCTCAAATTGTCAAAAAAGTTTTCGTACATTACGTCTAGTGCATATTAACTATTCCGTTAAACTCATATAGCAAACGCATCAAAAAAACCATAGTAGGGAACAATCCAAAACCGCTTGTTTCGTGTAATATATGTTAGGGTACTTAGTAGTTAGTAACATTATCAATCAATAGACGCTTGTTACATGTAGAAAATGTTAGGTTAATTGGTAACAATATCAAAGCATGATTGTTTTTTGTAGAATATGTTGGTTAATTGGCAAcattaactttcaaaaaaaaattgccAACATTATCCAGAATTTACAGCATCATCCAAAGGTGAACATGTTTATAGCACATAAAGCTTTTGAACAATTATTAGTAATTAGTTATTTATCAAGTTATTAATTAAACGTTAATACCCGGATTTGAACTCAGACctgtatataaagaaaaagacACTCATTTCGTTTTTAGGTCACTAGACCAAGAAACTTGTTAGCTTTGTATGTTGTAGTACATGGTTTGATGGGTTAAACTTAGAAGCTCAGGTTTCAATAGTAGGGTGAAAAGGATTGGTTGTTGGGTGCAATTATGGGTGTTTCAAATAGAGTGGAGGTTATGATTGGGAATCTACCACCTTTTTTTCGTTCAATGGCCGCAAATGTACCAAGACAAccaattttaagtttttaatcaATTGCCGATATTGTTTCTTTGAGtaatatattatgattatacgcccttttagctttttatttcTTATACTTTTTGTTCTTAAGGTGAatgaaatttataataattgGTATTTAAACTTGACCTTgaacttaattaattagtagaGTCAATAAAGGGCATAATCAACTTGTATAGGAATTATAATGAAAAAGCATATTAGAAATTCTTTTAAATACTATTGTGAAGTTGTGGTCTATATAACAAACGATGTGGCTATGAACAAGTTTGACTATGAACAAGGAACGATGTTTGTATTCTTTAATAagcattatttattttataaactagTTAACATTCAAAACCATTTAATTGGGTAGTATAACTAAATGGGTAGTATAAGGAGTTTGAACAATACATGTCTTAAAATATGCTGATTATTAATTGGGTAATAagcatattataataataaaatagtgaaCTCTAGAATTAAAGTGTGTTGATAATTGAttgtatatcatatatatgaagATGTGATAAATAGATGGCAAACTAAAATAGACTCGACTTATGCCAAAGTAATGCGGCAGTGGTAGAGGTAGTGATGGCGGATGTGGtcatggtgatggtggtgggaCGGTAGTGGGGACGATGATGAGTGTGACGATAgtggtaaatgtaaaagtaattgatgttaaaggtggtattgtagttattttaagtgttggagatctatactgtaaattatctcattaagggtattataagtatattatatggagatgtttaaattagtgaataaaggacaagattatttttgatttttcaaaaatagaaagtttaaagaaaaaaaaagatggtttCTCTTAGTAGATACTATAGATGAATGAAAGTATCTcccataataataaaagagcCTTTTAAATTCACTTTTGAAAAAGCTATAGCCCTTGAATGAAAAGCAAGAATGAATATTAGCCTTTAGATTTATTTGCTTACCTCATTtaccatttttaaattttaattaactaatacaTTTTTCTATTTCTTTATGGTTACATTGTATGTAAAGAATGAATAattctaaacaaaataaaacgtGTACACGGCCTTTTTCTCCCAATGTCCTTCCATAAGCATGTCATTGACATAGAAAACATATTTAACAAATGTTGACATTGTCGTTGTACCCAATATCGTGTACCTAATTATACctacacatatataatttagtagatttttaaaatcacttttatagattattaatatatttttatgttaaaagTTGTATATACCTTTTATAGGTATGATGTAGATTTTAAAATGTTACAGGAtgtaatcaaaatatttaaaacacaatataaatatatataaataaatatatatataagaataaacTTTACCGGAATTAAAACCATAATCTTTTTTGGGCCaactttatttttcataatttatagTCTTTTGTACGAAATAACTGATTAGaattttaaatgttaaataataactaaaattaaaaaaaactttaatatattaaaagaatgaATTTGTTTTAGTAGATttgtacaaaaataatattgataGTAATTTACTGTAACACCCAActgttggcggaaacatgaggtgtcatgaaaagtacagcacgacatggaattacatagatactattAAATGAAATAggatataataaatatattctcaaAAACATGAGTCatgacagtgctaaaatagcttaatacaaccaagtccataaagaaataatccaaggcatgtagccttaaagtctgacaataaataaagcAGCACTAAactccgaagtccaagcctatcgtagcagtctttatccctgattagcctgattacctgaaaagtatactaaaacatgtcaacacaaaggttggtgagttcgtaggttttatgtcaaaagtctagtcaaagaaataagtcttttgtcgattattttaTGTCTAAACACGTactagttcaatatataacgagcagagttacgccataataagtccaaaagtctcaagtctcaaagtctggccgtacggtacctgccttagtccaaagtctcaagtctccattACACAcaaaagcacgtcaaataagcacATCATACAGCACAAccacaaacacataatcacacacatacaacaagacagaaacacgtcaaatggcacaagtaactctatacgcacaggctcaatattgaacataaacagaaatcaacaaaactgtttgaaaaatattCCACCCCAAAg
This genomic window contains:
- the LOC122602220 gene encoding uncharacterized protein LOC122602220 yields the protein MHRSSSHNATATSVNGFYNFLTQGLDDLFRSFHSNHFMSIHFLQHVLSSLQSFHSQLIAVVQKLHLPVGEKWLDEYMDESARLWEVCHVIKTGITNMENYYSTALTITTTLDNHHYLNPQISRQVLRAINGCQRERVGLEEENRGLIRTRIQPLMMKFDRNVLIESKFNGFNGFRGVLFALRNTNSLLLLILLSGLVYCSPVTSFSSSCHGNSHMNYSESKSVFGSGFMVSASRLHEKVMENEDGQNGVLLYEFWNARTAIDELKTELERIRGTGMEFDVSERVEKLKSCSMGLQCGVENMIVQLDDFFDEIVEARKKLLDLCTHG